Proteins encoded in a region of the Pigmentiphaga litoralis genome:
- the purT gene encoding formate-dependent phosphoribosylglycinamide formyltransferase — translation MTTPTLPVLATPLTSSAVRVMLLGSGELGKEVIIALQRLGVEVIAVDRYPNAPGHQVAHRAHTVSMTDRDALRAIIDLEQPHVIVPEIEAIATDLLVELESAGVARVTPTARAAQLTMNREGIRRLAAETLGLPTSPYRFAATLDELRDALDHIGYPCIIKPVMSSSGKGQSRLDGPQDIESSWRYAQEGGRVGAGRVIVEGFIRFDYEITLLTVRAVGADGQIHTHFCDPIGHVQVDGDYVESWQPQPMADKALERARDIALKVTGELGGLGLFGVELFVAGDEVWFSEVSPRPHDTGMVTMITQAQNEFELHARALLGLPVSTALRQPGASSVIYGGVDAKAVQFDGVAAALAEPGTDIRLFGKPESFVKRRMGVALAVADTVDAARTKAKAASAKVTPRAVSDPAQGQG, via the coding sequence ATGACGACGCCTACCCTCCCCGTGCTTGCCACACCGCTCACCTCTTCCGCCGTCCGCGTGATGCTGCTGGGATCGGGCGAGCTCGGCAAGGAAGTGATCATCGCGCTGCAGCGCCTGGGCGTCGAAGTGATCGCCGTGGACCGCTATCCGAATGCGCCCGGCCATCAGGTAGCCCATCGCGCGCACACCGTTTCCATGACTGACCGCGACGCCTTGCGCGCCATCATCGACCTGGAACAGCCGCACGTCATCGTCCCCGAGATCGAGGCGATCGCGACCGACCTGCTGGTCGAGCTGGAGTCGGCCGGTGTCGCACGGGTCACGCCCACGGCCCGCGCCGCGCAATTGACCATGAACCGGGAAGGCATCCGCCGCCTGGCGGCCGAAACGCTGGGGCTGCCCACGTCGCCCTACCGCTTCGCCGCCACGCTGGATGAACTGCGGGATGCGCTGGACCACATCGGCTACCCGTGCATCATCAAGCCGGTCATGTCCTCGTCCGGCAAGGGCCAGTCGCGCCTGGATGGCCCGCAAGACATCGAGTCTTCCTGGCGTTATGCGCAGGAAGGTGGCCGCGTCGGCGCCGGCCGGGTCATCGTCGAAGGCTTCATCCGCTTCGACTACGAAATCACCCTGCTGACCGTGCGTGCGGTCGGCGCCGACGGCCAGATCCATACCCATTTCTGCGATCCGATCGGCCACGTCCAGGTCGATGGCGACTATGTCGAAAGCTGGCAGCCCCAGCCCATGGCCGACAAGGCGCTTGAACGCGCGCGCGACATCGCGCTCAAGGTCACGGGCGAGCTGGGGGGGCTCGGCCTCTTCGGGGTGGAACTGTTCGTTGCGGGGGATGAGGTCTGGTTCTCTGAAGTCAGCCCGCGCCCGCACGACACCGGCATGGTCACGATGATCACGCAGGCGCAGAACGAATTCGAGCTGCATGCCCGCGCCCTGCTGGGCCTGCCGGTATCGACGGCCTTGCGCCAGCCCGGCGCCAGCAGCGTGATCTACGGCGGCGTCGACGCCAAGGCCGTGCAGTTCGACGGCGTGGCGGCCGCGCTGGCCGAGCCGGGTACGGATATCCGCCTGTTCGGCAAACCGGAATCGTTCGTCAAGCGCCGCATGGGGGTGGCGCTGGCCGTTGCCGATACGGTCGATGCGGCGCGTACCAAGGCCAAGGCGGCATCGGCCAAGGTCACCCCTCGGGCGGTGTCTGACCCGGCGCAGGGCCAGGGCTGA
- a CDS encoding tripartite tricarboxylate transporter substrate binding protein has product MKTMLRALACVSAGLTSLAMSALPAAGATPTPTAKDYPSRPVTLIVPNAPGGAIDILSRLVSEQLTRTWGQPVVVMYKPGANTVVGTDFVARSEPDGQTIGMVVTSHVINPAMRPKLPFDTIKDLAGVSLMATSQIVITATPSFPANSIADVVAMARQSPGKLSYASPGSGSSMHLTGELLKTETSIDMLHIPYKGSGPAYTEVMAGRVPLLIDPLFSSMPYIKAGKLKALAVAGAQRDPSAPDIPTVAETLPGFNVQSMFGLVVPRATPPDIVDKISKDIASVLATPEFKKRLNDIGMTPVGNTPAQFDAYIKSEMAKWAKVVKTTGAVAD; this is encoded by the coding sequence ATGAAAACGATGCTGCGCGCCCTGGCCTGTGTGTCGGCCGGCCTGACGTCCCTGGCGATGAGCGCCTTGCCGGCGGCCGGCGCCACCCCCACCCCCACCGCAAAGGACTATCCGTCGCGCCCGGTCACCCTGATCGTTCCGAACGCGCCGGGCGGCGCGATCGACATCCTGAGCCGCCTGGTGTCGGAACAGCTGACCAGGACCTGGGGCCAGCCGGTCGTCGTCATGTACAAACCTGGCGCCAACACGGTTGTCGGCACGGATTTCGTGGCCCGGTCGGAACCCGACGGACAGACCATCGGCATGGTGGTGACGTCGCACGTCATCAACCCGGCGATGCGGCCCAAGCTGCCCTTCGACACGATCAAGGACCTGGCGGGCGTGTCGCTGATGGCGACCTCGCAGATCGTGATCACGGCGACACCGTCTTTCCCGGCAAATTCGATTGCCGATGTGGTCGCCATGGCCAGGCAGTCGCCCGGCAAGTTGAGCTACGCCTCTCCGGGCAGTGGCAGTTCCATGCACCTGACAGGCGAATTGCTGAAGACCGAGACGTCGATCGATATGCTGCACATCCCCTACAAGGGGAGCGGTCCGGCCTACACGGAAGTCATGGCCGGACGGGTGCCGCTGTTGATCGACCCGCTGTTTTCGTCCATGCCGTACATCAAGGCCGGCAAGCTGAAGGCGCTGGCCGTGGCCGGCGCGCAGCGCGATCCGAGCGCGCCGGATATTCCGACCGTGGCCGAGACGCTGCCTGGTTTCAATGTGCAGAGCATGTTCGGCCTGGTGGTGCCGCGCGCGACCCCGCCCGACATCGTCGACAAGATCAGCAAGGACATTGCCAGCGTGCTGGCGACGCCTGAATTCAAGAAGCGCCTGAACGATATCGGCATGACGCCAGTGGGCAATACGCCGGCCCAGTTCGATGCCTACATCAAGAGCGAAATGGCGAAGTGGGCCAAGGTCGTCAAGACGACAGGCGCCGTGGCCGACTGA
- a CDS encoding IclR family transcriptional regulator — protein MMASRGKTSPGAPAIGDTDDTPAGATVSALERGIAVLRCFREDVRDLSNAELARMTGIPKPTVTRLATTLVALGLMKQAAGTERFSLSAGVVSLAQAFLGGIDLRAFARPHMAALADQANGAVYLGVRDGLDMVLVETASPRAALLLARLRVGSRFPMVSSALGRAYLSAVSDIRERERLESQLRDGAGADEWRRLKAGYTRARDDADVHGYCMSLGEFHRDIHSVAVPLVVPGGEIVALNCGGPAFLFSEAHLRQDVAPMLLATARAIAREVGGFVPTPGHASSAA, from the coding sequence ATGATGGCATCACGCGGCAAGACTTCCCCCGGCGCCCCGGCAATCGGCGATACCGACGACACGCCTGCAGGCGCCACGGTGTCGGCCCTGGAGCGCGGCATTGCCGTCCTGCGGTGCTTTCGGGAAGACGTGCGTGATCTGAGCAATGCCGAACTGGCCCGGATGACCGGCATACCGAAGCCCACCGTGACGCGTCTGGCGACGACCCTGGTGGCCCTGGGGCTGATGAAGCAGGCCGCCGGGACCGAACGGTTTTCACTGAGCGCCGGTGTCGTTTCCCTGGCGCAGGCGTTTTTGGGCGGGATCGACTTGCGGGCCTTTGCCCGGCCGCACATGGCGGCGCTGGCCGACCAGGCGAACGGTGCGGTGTATCTGGGCGTGCGGGATGGCCTGGACATGGTGCTGGTGGAAACGGCGTCCCCCCGTGCAGCATTGCTGCTGGCGCGGCTGCGGGTGGGATCGCGGTTTCCGATGGTGAGTTCGGCGCTGGGCCGCGCGTACCTCAGCGCGGTCAGCGACATCCGCGAGCGCGAGCGCCTGGAATCCCAGTTGCGCGATGGGGCGGGAGCGGACGAATGGCGCCGCCTGAAGGCCGGCTACACCCGGGCTCGGGATGACGCCGATGTGCATGGCTATTGCATGTCGCTGGGGGAATTCCACCGCGACATTCATTCGGTGGCGGTGCCGCTGGTCGTGCCGGGCGGCGAAATCGTCGCCCTCAATTGTGGCGGCCCGGCGTTCCTGTTTTCCGAAGCGCATCTTCGGCAGGATGTCGCGCCGATGTTGCTGGCGACCGCAAGGGCGATCGCCAGGGAAGTGGGGGGCTTCGTGCCGACCCCGGGTCACGCATCCAGCGCGGCCTAG
- a CDS encoding aconitase X, whose protein sequence is MRLTDHEQAMYDGEHGIAKQKAMDLLVRYGNALGAERLVDTRNVAGTIGATTPFMRKYADEAGGLDAVFSEFNLDSREVVRIPKVSVYSSHLQQGIDPEHAAEQGVGEDVVRIFRKGDAYSAGLGVQLLNTCAPYQVGNLPARGEHCAWMESSAVIYINAVLGAKSNAEGRESTGAAMLTGKIPYWGYHIDENRRGTHAIDVDVPIESMSDWGMLGYFVGDRVQDRVPVITGIGRAPNMVRLKHFGAAAASSGGVEMYHIPGYTPEAPSVEAAFGGNRPIERFVFGRKELRETYDNLNATASDVDVDFVMLGCPHYSIEQIWEVCQLLEGRKVHVNSNLWIFTPRATKQICDQNGYTRIITEAGGFLMSDTCSALGRVMPKGVKVAAVDSAKQVHYLPAIMGIQAWFGSTADCIDAAVTGRWNGGLR, encoded by the coding sequence ATGAGACTGACCGATCACGAACAGGCGATGTACGACGGCGAGCACGGCATCGCGAAACAGAAGGCCATGGACTTGCTGGTCCGCTACGGCAATGCCCTGGGGGCGGAACGCCTGGTCGATACCCGCAACGTTGCCGGTACGATCGGCGCGACCACGCCGTTCATGCGCAAATACGCCGACGAGGCGGGTGGCCTGGATGCCGTCTTTTCGGAATTCAATCTGGATTCGCGCGAAGTGGTGCGCATCCCAAAGGTGTCGGTGTACAGCAGTCACCTGCAGCAGGGCATCGATCCCGAACACGCGGCCGAGCAAGGGGTGGGCGAAGACGTGGTGCGCATCTTCCGCAAGGGCGACGCCTACAGCGCCGGCCTGGGCGTGCAGTTGCTCAACACCTGCGCGCCGTACCAGGTCGGCAATCTGCCTGCGCGCGGCGAACATTGCGCCTGGATGGAATCGTCCGCCGTGATCTACATCAACGCCGTGCTGGGCGCCAAGTCCAATGCCGAAGGCCGTGAAAGCACCGGCGCGGCGATGCTGACCGGCAAGATTCCGTACTGGGGCTACCACATCGACGAAAATCGCCGCGGCACGCACGCCATTGACGTCGACGTGCCGATCGAGAGCATGTCGGACTGGGGAATGCTGGGCTATTTCGTGGGTGACCGGGTACAGGATCGCGTTCCCGTGATCACTGGCATCGGCCGGGCGCCGAACATGGTCCGCCTCAAGCATTTCGGCGCCGCGGCTGCGTCGTCAGGCGGGGTGGAGATGTATCACATCCCCGGGTACACGCCCGAAGCGCCCAGTGTCGAAGCCGCCTTTGGGGGCAACCGGCCCATCGAGCGTTTCGTGTTTGGCCGCAAGGAGTTGCGCGAGACCTATGACAATCTGAATGCAACAGCGTCGGACGTGGATGTGGACTTCGTGATGCTGGGCTGTCCGCACTACAGCATCGAACAGATCTGGGAAGTGTGCCAGCTGCTCGAAGGCCGCAAGGTGCATGTGAATTCCAATCTGTGGATCTTCACGCCGCGCGCCACCAAGCAGATCTGCGACCAGAACGGCTATACGCGCATCATTACCGAAGCCGGTGGCTTTCTGATGTCGGACACCTGTTCGGCCCTGGGCCGCGTCATGCCAAAGGGGGTGAAGGTGGCAGCGGTGGATTCGGCCAAGCAGGTGCACTATCTGCCCGCGATCATGGGCATCCAGGCGTGGTTCGGCTCCACCGCCGACTGCATCGACGCGGCGGTGACCGGGCGTTGGAACGGGGGACTGCGATGA
- a CDS encoding aconitase X swivel domain-containing protein codes for MSSITLRGRAIVGGVAEGEALVTRERISGWGGIDPRTGTIIETRHELRGVSFAGKVLVFPGAKGSSGWSGQFHIARIAGVAPAAMLFNEMTTKMALGAVVTHAPSVTDFDQDPLSVIETGDWVCVDGETGCVTVTKRKDRNDLHP; via the coding sequence ATGAGCTCCATCACCTTGCGGGGCCGGGCCATTGTCGGCGGCGTGGCCGAAGGCGAAGCGCTGGTCACGCGCGAGCGGATCTCGGGCTGGGGCGGCATCGACCCGCGCACCGGCACCATCATCGAAACCCGCCACGAACTGCGCGGCGTCTCGTTCGCGGGCAAGGTGCTGGTGTTCCCGGGCGCCAAAGGGTCGTCGGGCTGGTCCGGGCAATTCCATATCGCGCGCATCGCCGGCGTGGCGCCGGCCGCCATGCTATTCAACGAGATGACCACCAAGATGGCATTGGGAGCCGTCGTCACGCATGCGCCCTCGGTCACGGACTTCGATCAGGACCCGTTGTCGGTGATCGAAACGGGCGACTGGGTCTGCGTGGATGGGGAGACGGGTTGCGTCACCGTGACCAAGCGGAAAGACCGCAACGACCTGCACCCTTAG
- a CDS encoding PsiF family protein, whose translation MKRYLAMGVKHGLMAGALFGALLAGPVQAQMAGQAAGAADPAAKPKTAQQTKMAECNGQAKGKKGDDYKGFMSQCLKAKPMTSQERMASCSKQGAGRKGDDYKSFVSTCMKAG comes from the coding sequence ATGAAGCGATATCTTGCGATGGGCGTAAAGCATGGACTGATGGCTGGGGCACTGTTCGGCGCGTTGCTGGCCGGGCCGGTGCAGGCGCAAATGGCTGGGCAAGCGGCCGGGGCGGCTGACCCCGCCGCCAAACCCAAGACCGCGCAGCAGACGAAAATGGCCGAATGCAATGGGCAGGCCAAGGGCAAGAAGGGCGATGACTACAAAGGCTTCATGAGCCAGTGCCTGAAAGCCAAGCCCATGACATCGCAGGAAAGGATGGCGTCCTGCAGCAAGCAGGGCGCCGGACGCAAGGGCGACGATTACAAAAGCTTCGTCAGCACCTGCATGAAGGCCGGCTAG